A genomic region of Bernardetia sp. ABR2-2B contains the following coding sequences:
- a CDS encoding nucleotide sugar dehydrogenase, with amino-acid sequence MTYKLAIIGLGYVGLPLAVEFGKKYSTIGFDINENRIEELKQGYDRTLEVDTEGLKKSKKLSFTTSLEKLAEATIYIVTVPTPVDLYKKPDLTPILSASKTVGKVLKKGDIVVYESTVYPGCTEEDCVPILEKQSGLKFNQDFFCGYSPERINPGDKEHTIAKIKKVVSGSTPKIAEELNALYGSIITAGTHLASSIKVAEASKVIENAQRDLNIAFVNELALIFDKMNIDTLEVLEAAGTKWNFLPFKPGLVGGHCIGVDPYYLTYKAESLGYHPEVILAGRRINDTMGVFVAAKVVKLMIQRSSSVKGARILVLGITFKENCPDIRNSRVIDVIREFQDFGANVEVYDPWADAAEVKHEYNLDLIKEPTQKYDAVVLAVSHKEFESLDFDNIKHEKTVIYDIKGKFDKSKVTARL; translated from the coding sequence ATGACATATAAATTAGCAATTATTGGTTTGGGGTATGTAGGTTTACCATTAGCTGTTGAGTTTGGTAAAAAGTATTCTACTATTGGTTTTGATATTAATGAAAATCGTATTGAAGAGTTAAAGCAAGGATATGACCGAACGCTTGAAGTAGATACAGAAGGATTGAAAAAATCAAAAAAACTATCTTTTACTACAAGTCTTGAAAAACTGGCAGAAGCAACTATTTATATTGTTACTGTTCCTACACCTGTTGATTTATATAAAAAACCCGATTTAACACCTATCCTTTCAGCCTCAAAAACGGTAGGAAAGGTTCTTAAAAAAGGAGATATTGTAGTTTATGAATCAACAGTTTATCCAGGATGTACGGAGGAGGATTGTGTTCCTATTTTAGAAAAGCAAAGTGGATTAAAATTTAATCAAGATTTCTTTTGTGGATATTCCCCAGAGCGTATCAATCCAGGAGATAAAGAACATACAATTGCTAAAATAAAAAAGGTAGTCAGTGGAAGTACACCTAAAATAGCAGAAGAATTAAATGCTCTTTATGGTTCAATTATAACAGCAGGAACTCATCTTGCCTCTTCTATCAAAGTAGCTGAAGCCTCAAAAGTAATTGAAAATGCACAAAGAGATTTGAATATTGCTTTCGTCAATGAACTCGCTCTTATTTTTGATAAAATGAATATCGACACGCTTGAAGTATTGGAAGCAGCAGGAACAAAATGGAATTTTTTACCTTTCAAGCCAGGGCTTGTTGGTGGACACTGTATAGGCGTAGATCCTTATTACTTGACTTATAAAGCTGAAAGTTTGGGTTATCATCCAGAAGTAATTTTGGCAGGAAGAAGAATCAATGATACTATGGGTGTTTTTGTAGCTGCAAAAGTGGTAAAGCTAATGATTCAGCGAAGTAGTAGTGTAAAAGGCGCACGAATTTTAGTTTTGGGAATTACTTTTAAAGAAAACTGCCCTGATATTCGTAATTCAAGAGTAATTGATGTAATTAGAGAGTTTCAAGATTTTGGTGCAAATGTAGAAGTTTATGACCCTTGGGCAGATGCTGCTGAAGTAAAACATGAATATAATCTTGATTTGATAAAAGAACCTACTCAAAAGTATGATGCTGTTGTTTTAGCAGTTTCACACAAAGAATTTGAATCCTTAGATTTTGATAATATCAAACATGAAAAAACAGTTATTTATGATATAAAAGGAAAATTTGATAAGTCTAAAGTAACGGCGAGGCTTTAA
- a CDS encoding Lacal_2735 family protein, with product MFGLFKKKDPIQAKIDKLTEKYKKMTEEAFKLSRTDRKASDLKTAEAEEVLKQIDELKGSQNR from the coding sequence ATGTTCGGACTGTTCAAGAAAAAAGACCCAATACAAGCAAAAATTGATAAATTGACAGAAAAATATAAAAAAATGACAGAAGAAGCTTTCAAACTCTCTCGTACAGATAGAAAAGCCAGTGATCTCAAAACTGCTGAGGCAGAGGAAGTATTAAAGCAAATAGATGAGCTAAAGGGTTCTCAAAACAGATAG
- a CDS encoding 2Fe-2S iron-sulfur cluster-binding protein — MPKITILNMNALEFSADTKKSLLQNILDEQIDWLHSCGGKGKCTTCKVILKEGGEYLTPKGSVEKNFFELEKLKEGERLACQCSFKQKVDKDTKLVICAADENKLPHIEYSDC; from the coding sequence ATGCCAAAAATTACAATTCTGAACATGAACGCCTTAGAATTTTCGGCAGACACAAAAAAAAGTCTGTTACAGAACATTTTAGATGAGCAAATAGACTGGTTACACTCTTGTGGAGGAAAAGGAAAATGTACAACCTGTAAAGTTATTCTTAAAGAAGGAGGCGAATATCTTACACCAAAAGGGAGCGTAGAAAAAAACTTTTTTGAACTAGAAAAACTAAAAGAAGGCGAACGTTTGGCATGTCAGTGTAGCTTCAAACAAAAAGTAGATAAAGATACAAAATTAGTAATCTGTGCAGCAGATGAAAACAAGCTTCCTCATATAGAATACTCTGATTGTTAG
- a CDS encoding VOC family protein yields MQPFHLAIPVIDLEKCREFYRDVLECSEGRSDSHWVDFDFFGHQLVIHQKPRNDFPKEKLASNPVDGHDVPVPHFGVVLEWEKWEELAQKLKNQNIKFIIEPYLRFEGKVGEQATMFFLDPENNALEFKAFKNIDQLFAK; encoded by the coding sequence ATGCAGCCTTTTCATTTAGCTATTCCTGTCATTGATTTAGAAAAATGTCGTGAGTTTTATAGAGATGTTTTAGAGTGTTCGGAAGGACGAAGTGATTCTCATTGGGTCGATTTTGATTTTTTTGGACATCAACTTGTTATTCATCAAAAACCAAGAAATGACTTTCCAAAAGAGAAATTAGCATCTAATCCTGTGGATGGACATGATGTTCCTGTTCCTCATTTTGGAGTTGTTTTGGAATGGGAAAAATGGGAAGAGTTAGCTCAAAAACTGAAAAATCAGAATATAAAATTTATCATTGAACCTTATTTGCGTTTTGAAGGAAAAGTGGGCGAACAGGCAACGATGTTTTTCTTAGACCCAGAAAATAATGCTTTAGAATTTAAAGCCTTCAAAAATATAGACCAGCTTTTTGCAAAATAA
- a CDS encoding T9SS type A sorting domain-containing protein, with product MENKHYLLYTLAITFLFCFFTINTNAQSDDCSGAISITPTTTCVGFGYSLPGSFSRDNTVANTSCVTNGNIREDAWFSFVANSTNMTVAANSNTNRDAALAIYEGGCGGTQVAGACADAFGNGGTEVVTFTAVIGVTYHIRVIRFNTGGGNMNGNMCVFGTPPPLANDECTGAFDLPVGQFDCTFEEITNSGGTYSNTFGGDPSCANGTGTEDVWYKFVAPAGGQAVIDTEAGTITNSGMELYRSTDGTCNTLTSVACDNDSGDGNMSRILDYGLVGGDTYYLRVWSNGGGEGTMDICVQNQYSDCDVSFPLCSSSSFNTNSFGPGAIDSNIGNCFTGGVDETELQSIWLNFEIQTSGTLGFVIDSQNPGGDDYDFNLFRANTCADVVGANSVSCNASSTTGAGGTTGLDTGLAGGFGDNDPDPDSENPGGGNPFNDGLNVIAGERYYIVINNFSSTGIGFDISFSGTAGLDCVVLPLEFTEFRGEKVKEQNLLHWATAREFNTSHFEIERSNDAMDFIKIGELKAGNNNLENQIYQYWDKEPQNGTNYYRLKQVDLDGTFTYTKTIAIDNQGIITAFELQKMYPNPAQNAISFIFAVPTSNSEIQVEIFDSNGKSVSKNINTYPKGIQNFNQNLSSFSKGLYILRISNLKTGKVLTEKFIKK from the coding sequence ATGGAAAACAAACATTATCTACTTTATACTTTAGCAATTACTTTCTTGTTTTGCTTTTTTACTATAAATACAAATGCCCAGTCTGATGATTGTTCAGGTGCTATTTCGATCACTCCTACTACAACTTGTGTGGGATTTGGATATTCTTTACCAGGAAGTTTTTCAAGAGATAATACAGTTGCTAACACTTCTTGTGTTACGAATGGTAATATTAGAGAGGATGCTTGGTTTTCTTTCGTAGCCAATTCTACGAATATGACAGTAGCTGCTAATTCTAATACTAATCGTGATGCAGCATTGGCTATTTATGAAGGAGGTTGTGGAGGAACTCAAGTAGCAGGGGCTTGTGCAGATGCATTCGGTAATGGAGGAACTGAAGTAGTAACATTTACTGCAGTAATAGGTGTAACTTACCATATTAGAGTGATTCGATTTAATACTGGTGGAGGAAATATGAATGGCAATATGTGTGTATTTGGAACTCCCCCACCCCTAGCCAATGATGAATGCACAGGAGCTTTTGATTTGCCAGTAGGACAGTTTGATTGTACTTTTGAAGAAATCACTAATTCGGGAGGAACGTACAGCAATACCTTTGGAGGAGACCCCTCATGTGCGAATGGTACAGGAACAGAGGATGTTTGGTATAAGTTTGTAGCACCTGCTGGAGGACAAGCAGTCATTGATACAGAAGCAGGAACAATCACGAATAGTGGAATGGAATTATATCGCTCAACTGATGGAACGTGTAATACACTTACTTCTGTCGCTTGTGATAATGATAGCGGAGATGGGAATATGTCAAGAATATTAGATTATGGTCTTGTAGGAGGAGATACATACTATCTGAGAGTTTGGAGCAATGGAGGAGGAGAAGGAACAATGGATATTTGTGTACAGAATCAATATTCAGACTGTGATGTGAGTTTCCCTTTATGTAGTAGCTCTTCTTTTAATACAAATAGTTTTGGTCCTGGTGCTATTGATAGTAATATTGGAAACTGTTTTACAGGAGGAGTAGATGAAACAGAGTTACAGTCTATTTGGCTAAATTTTGAAATTCAGACTTCTGGAACACTAGGTTTTGTAATAGATTCTCAAAATCCAGGTGGAGATGATTATGATTTTAATCTCTTTAGAGCTAATACATGTGCTGATGTCGTTGGTGCAAATAGTGTTTCTTGTAATGCAAGCTCTACCACAGGCGCAGGAGGTACAACAGGATTAGACACAGGATTAGCAGGAGGTTTTGGAGATAATGACCCTGATCCTGATTCTGAAAATCCAGGTGGAGGAAATCCATTTAATGATGGTTTGAATGTAATTGCTGGAGAAAGGTATTATATTGTCATAAATAACTTTAGTAGTACAGGTATTGGTTTTGATATTAGCTTCTCAGGTACAGCAGGGCTAGATTGTGTTGTTTTACCTTTAGAGTTTACAGAGTTTAGAGGAGAAAAAGTAAAAGAACAAAACTTATTACATTGGGCAACAGCTAGAGAGTTCAATACTTCTCATTTTGAAATAGAAAGAAGTAATGATGCAATGGATTTTATCAAGATTGGAGAGCTGAAGGCTGGAAACAATAACCTTGAAAATCAAATTTATCAATATTGGGATAAAGAACCACAAAATGGAACTAATTATTATAGGTTAAAGCAAGTAGATTTGGACGGAACATTTACTTATACCAAAACAATTGCGATTGATAATCAAGGAATAATTACAGCTTTTGAACTTCAAAAAATGTATCCAAATCCAGCTCAAAATGCTATTAGTTTTATCTTTGCCGTTCCGACTTCTAATTCTGAAATTCAAGTAGAAATTTTTGATAGTAATGGAAAGTCTGTTTCAAAAAACATAAATACATATCCAAAAGGAATTCAAAATTTTAATCAAAATCTTTCCTCTTTTTCAAAAGGATTGTATATTCTCAGAATTTCTAATCTAAAAACAGGCAAAGTTCTGACAGAAAAATTTATTAAAAAATAA
- a CDS encoding T9SS type A sorting domain-containing protein: MKKKNYLFYIPIITLLLTLISASTYAQSDDCGGAVSLAPSASCINTPYSIPRTFSTDAVVDATCATGALNREDGWFSFVANNTTATITATTNRDVVLAVYQGGCGGLVQIGCVDDFFGTESLTVPTVPLTTYLIRVIRFNSGGNNGMSGDICVVSTPLPPANDECTGAFDLPVGQFECTFSEITNAGGTYSNTFGGDPTCANGTGAEDVWYRFVAPAGGQAVIDTEAGSITNSGMELYHAPDGTCGSLVSVDCDNNGGDGNMSRILEYSLIGGDTYYLRVWENNGGEGTMDICIQNQYSDCDVSLPLCSSSSFNTNSFGPGATDTSVGNCFTGTDDTERQSVWVNFEIQTSGVLEFIISPQDDSDDYDFILYRDEGSFCNDINANGTVRSCNYSDDVSPGDTGASGGTSDSQTAGGTNINADVPVVAGERYFLLINNFENSSSGFDLDFTGTAGLDCVVLPLELTEFRGEKVKDQNLLHWATAREFNTSHFEIERSNDAMDFIKIGDLKSGNNNLENQIYQYWDKEPQNGINYYRLKQVDLDGTFTYTKTIAIDNQGIITAFELQKMYPNPAQNAISFIFAVPTSNSEIQVEIFDSNGKSVSNNINTYPKGIQNFNQNLSSFSKGLYILRISNLKTGKVLTEKFIKK; the protein is encoded by the coding sequence ATGAAAAAGAAAAACTACTTATTTTACATTCCAATAATAACTCTCTTATTAACGTTGATAAGTGCTAGTACATATGCACAATCTGATGATTGTGGAGGAGCTGTTTCTTTAGCTCCATCAGCGTCTTGTATTAATACTCCTTATTCTATTCCTAGAACATTTAGTACAGATGCAGTAGTAGATGCAACTTGCGCAACAGGTGCTTTGAATAGAGAAGATGGTTGGTTTTCTTTTGTTGCTAATAATACTACGGCTACAATTACAGCAACTACAAATAGAGATGTAGTATTAGCAGTATATCAAGGTGGCTGTGGTGGACTTGTTCAAATAGGTTGTGTAGATGATTTTTTTGGAACAGAATCTTTAACTGTGCCAACTGTACCACTTACAACATATTTAATACGAGTAATACGCTTTAATAGTGGAGGAAATAATGGCATGAGTGGTGATATTTGTGTAGTCAGTACCCCTCTTCCCCCAGCCAATGACGAATGTACGGGAGCTTTTGATTTGCCAGTAGGTCAGTTTGAATGTACTTTTAGTGAAATTACAAATGCAGGTGGAACATATAGTAATACTTTTGGTGGAGACCCTACTTGTGCTAATGGTACGGGCGCAGAGGATGTGTGGTATAGATTTGTAGCTCCAGCAGGTGGACAAGCAGTTATTGATACAGAAGCAGGTTCGATTACCAATAGTGGTATGGAACTTTATCATGCACCAGATGGTACTTGTGGTTCACTTGTATCAGTTGATTGTGATAACAATGGAGGAGATGGAAATATGTCAAGAATACTAGAGTATAGTCTCATAGGAGGAGACACCTATTATTTGCGTGTATGGGAGAATAACGGAGGAGAGGGAACAATGGATATTTGTATTCAGAATCAATACTCAGATTGTGATGTGAGTTTGCCTCTGTGTAGTAGCTCATCATTTAATACAAATAGCTTTGGTCCTGGAGCAACAGATACTAGCGTTGGGAACTGCTTTACTGGGACTGATGATACAGAAAGGCAGTCTGTATGGGTAAATTTTGAGATACAAACATCAGGTGTCTTAGAGTTTATTATCTCTCCACAAGACGATTCAGATGATTATGATTTCATTCTGTATAGAGATGAGGGTTCTTTTTGTAATGACATAAATGCAAATGGAACAGTAAGATCTTGTAATTATTCAGATGATGTGAGTCCAGGTGATACAGGTGCTAGTGGTGGAACATCAGATTCACAAACTGCTGGGGGAACAAATATCAATGCAGATGTACCTGTGGTGGCAGGAGAACGTTATTTTTTATTAATAAATAATTTTGAAAACTCTAGTTCAGGGTTTGATCTTGACTTTACAGGAACAGCAGGGCTAGATTGTGTTGTTCTTCCTCTAGAGCTGACAGAGTTTAGAGGAGAAAAAGTAAAAGACCAAAACTTATTACATTGGGCAACAGCTAGAGAGTTCAATACTTCTCATTTTGAAATAGAAAGAAGTAATGATGCAATGGATTTTATCAAGATTGGAGACTTGAAGTCTGGAAACAATAACCTTGAAAATCAAATCTATCAATATTGGGACAAAGAACCACAAAATGGAATCAATTATTATAGGTTAAAGCAAGTAGATTTGGACGGAACATTTACTTATACCAAAACAATTGCGATTGATAATCAAGGAATAATTACAGCTTTTGAACTTCAAAAAATGTATCCAAATCCAGCTCAAAATGCTATTAGTTTTATATTTGCCGTTCCGACTTCTAATTCTGAAATTCAAGTAGAAATTTTTGATAGTAATGGAAAGTCTGTTTCAAACAATATAAATACATATCCAAAAGGAATTCAAAATTTTAATCAAAATCTTTCCTCTTTTTCAAAAGGATTGTATATTCTCAGAATTTCTAATCTAAAAACAGGCAAAGTTCTGACAGAAAAATTTATTAAAAAATAA
- a CDS encoding response regulator transcription factor: protein MSSKKILFVEDDPTLGFVVKDHLTLEGYIIEWIKDGQTAFETFEKEENNFDLCIFDVMLPKLDGFELAQKVRAKNKQIPILFLTAKSLQEDRLHALRIGADDYLTKPFSIEELVLKIEVFLRRSVISQTDNSKNSSIKIGNYIFDIKNMSLLSPSQKKHSLTSREAELLELFCKNKEQVLRREFILTELWGDDDYFLGRSLDVFISRLRKYLKEDSNVKIENIPRVGFKITAKAV, encoded by the coding sequence ATGTCCAGTAAAAAAATACTTTTTGTAGAAGATGACCCCACACTTGGCTTTGTAGTAAAAGACCACTTAACATTAGAGGGTTACATTATTGAATGGATAAAAGACGGACAAACAGCTTTTGAAACTTTTGAGAAAGAAGAAAATAATTTCGACTTATGTATTTTTGATGTAATGCTTCCCAAATTAGATGGCTTTGAGTTAGCTCAAAAAGTACGAGCCAAAAACAAACAAATTCCAATTCTTTTTCTGACTGCCAAATCATTACAAGAAGACCGTTTACATGCGCTACGTATTGGTGCTGATGATTACTTGACAAAACCTTTCAGTATAGAAGAACTAGTTTTAAAAATAGAAGTCTTTTTGAGACGTTCGGTTATTTCTCAAACTGATAATTCGAAAAATTCTTCCATAAAAATAGGAAATTATATTTTTGATATAAAAAACATGTCTTTGCTTTCCCCCTCTCAAAAAAAACATTCACTTACTTCAAGAGAAGCCGAACTGCTAGAGCTTTTTTGTAAAAATAAAGAGCAAGTTTTGAGAAGGGAGTTTATCTTGACAGAACTCTGGGGAGATGACGACTACTTTTTAGGGCGAAGCTTAGATGTTTTTATTTCAAGGCTAAGAAAATACTTAAAAGAGGATAGCAACGTTAAAATAGAAAATATTCCTCGTGTTGGTTTTAAAATAACTGCTAAAGCAGTTTGA
- a CDS encoding alpha/beta hydrolase: MKQSYLLYLLFFVFFFSLSSCEDSSSETTTDNTVFEQEKELQNVAYGDDTQQKYDIYLPKNRSAAKTKAIVLVHGGAWVEGDKKDMKATYDYLKIFATEYAVVNINYRLANFTRQPFPMQTDDIRMVLEDLKNKSQEYGIMNQYALVGVSAGAHISMLYSYKYDTENNVKAVVDVVGPTDFLHTSYTSSQNPEVQQAAIGIQLLFGKFFQGNSNYYENISPKYAVNNQSPPTIMFYAGEDTLVPFGQGEVLRETLESFGVANNYHFYPNVGHELDDASIADVLTKSTTFIKAHLK; the protein is encoded by the coding sequence ATGAAACAATCATATTTATTATACCTTCTATTCTTCGTATTTTTCTTTTCTCTTTCTTCTTGTGAAGATTCTAGTTCTGAAACAACGACTGATAATACTGTTTTTGAGCAAGAAAAAGAACTTCAAAATGTTGCTTATGGAGATGACACACAACAAAAATACGATATTTATCTGCCAAAAAATCGTAGTGCTGCCAAAACAAAAGCGATTGTATTGGTACACGGAGGAGCTTGGGTAGAGGGAGATAAAAAAGATATGAAAGCAACCTATGATTATTTAAAGATTTTTGCAACAGAATATGCTGTGGTAAATATCAATTATAGATTGGCTAATTTTACTAGACAACCATTTCCGATGCAAACAGACGATATAAGAATGGTTTTGGAAGACTTAAAAAATAAGAGTCAAGAATATGGAATAATGAATCAATATGCTTTGGTGGGGGTAAGTGCAGGAGCGCATATTTCAATGCTTTATAGCTATAAATATGATACGGAAAATAATGTTAAAGCAGTTGTAGATGTAGTAGGTCCTACTGATTTTTTACATACTTCTTATACTAGCAGCCAAAACCCAGAAGTACAACAAGCTGCTATCGGCATACAGCTTTTATTCGGAAAATTTTTCCAAGGCAATTCCAATTATTATGAAAATATCAGCCCGAAATATGCAGTAAATAACCAATCTCCTCCAACAATTATGTTTTATGCTGGTGAAGATACACTTGTGCCTTTTGGGCAAGGAGAAGTCTTGAGAGAAACTTTAGAAAGTTTTGGAGTTGCTAATAATTATCATTTTTATCCTAATGTCGGACACGAACTTGATGATGCAAGTATTGCAGACGTACTAACCAAATCAACCACTTTTATTAAAGCTCACTTGAAGTAA
- a CDS encoding type I restriction enzyme HsdR N-terminal domain-containing protein — protein MATNSTSKRNNRKTVKSLDPYKMSEILKKGILEGLIRFDGTGKDRYVFYPFQAMRLRWEPEEEVRAWAYIKLVLEKKYDPNKIAFERKVKMGSSYRFVDIVIFSDNQHQNDDIIIECKRADVGKRAFLEAVEQGKSYDNQLYGKYVWVTSQKRNTYYKTKPEKNGRKYIEIDDLPSFSTSSKFTGAFTETFWTIKHSLKAFYKNYIIPQTKKPWVSDFLLFTFVFVFIGFMISWFNAKVLTAQIDNHTRWLVKERIHYGHLYWVVPILTTLLMMWGFKRKLFPKLTEKRTARNRKKKGKNLPFVFNNKVIFATLIVVIPSLVLSEFLFGTDEMCRTCCSEYWYCWWSRKHYYKVEESWRMMNYFVPFVIGIPVQSLMMVILNWVFEAFSRVR, from the coding sequence TTGGCTACTAACTCTACTTCAAAAAGAAATAATAGAAAAACGGTAAAATCATTAGACCCTTACAAAATGTCCGAAATCTTGAAAAAAGGAATTTTGGAAGGACTCATTCGTTTTGATGGCACAGGAAAAGACCGTTATGTTTTCTATCCTTTTCAAGCCATGCGTTTGAGGTGGGAGCCTGAAGAGGAGGTAAGGGCGTGGGCATATATAAAGCTCGTCTTAGAAAAAAAATATGACCCAAATAAAATAGCTTTTGAGCGAAAAGTAAAAATGGGCTCTAGTTATCGATTTGTTGATATTGTTATTTTTTCGGATAATCAGCATCAAAATGACGACATTATTATAGAGTGTAAACGTGCTGATGTAGGTAAAAGAGCATTTTTAGAAGCTGTTGAGCAAGGAAAGTCGTATGATAATCAACTTTATGGAAAGTATGTTTGGGTTACTTCTCAAAAACGAAATACTTACTACAAAACCAAACCAGAAAAAAATGGTAGAAAATACATAGAAATTGACGATTTACCTTCTTTTTCTACCTCTTCGAAGTTTACAGGAGCTTTTACCGAAACCTTTTGGACAATAAAACACTCATTAAAAGCCTTTTATAAAAACTATATTATTCCTCAAACCAAAAAACCTTGGGTTTCTGATTTTCTACTTTTTACCTTTGTCTTTGTTTTTATTGGCTTTATGATTAGTTGGTTTAATGCAAAAGTTTTGACGGCTCAAATTGATAATCATACTCGTTGGCTAGTAAAAGAGCGTATTCATTATGGACATTTGTATTGGGTAGTTCCTATTCTGACTACACTTTTAATGATGTGGGGCTTCAAACGCAAACTATTCCCCAAACTTACCGAAAAAAGAACAGCACGAAATCGTAAGAAAAAAGGAAAAAACTTGCCTTTTGTTTTTAATAATAAAGTCATCTTCGCAACACTTATTGTAGTAATTCCATCTTTGGTTTTGAGTGAATTTTTATTCGGAACAGACGAAATGTGTCGTACCTGTTGTTCAGAGTATTGGTATTGTTGGTGGAGTAGAAAGCATTATTATAAAGTAGAAGAATCGTGGCGAATGATGAATTATTTTGTTCCTTTTGTAATCGGAATTCCTGTTCAATCACTAATGATGGTAATTCTCAATTGGGTTTTTGAGGCTTTTTCTAGAGTAAGATAA
- a CDS encoding T9SS type A sorting domain-containing protein gives MQSNYIYAQANFIEVISNESIKFSKKGQEKLNRIKNQKLYQEPLLVRFNDVEKVIEENKLEFVLPNYPCKLYFTYQSGEYEDSNNYHWYGTLFNEKQQNCSGGSILFVKKNGKTFGTIDVDGNSYEFVEIENGYQMLYKIDSEHKGVCGNLDKNVISPTKKPTLDEVIDQNTAERIQCLELTKVRVLVLYTPAADATADINAATTIGIQQLKTALTNSGVGKDDVDIELAGLLPFSFTETNNIYKDVESLSKSSTAQSLRTQYQADVVVLLTDGIYGLILGIAAGGEVNTQFENGYAIVEATVASQQTFAHEVGHILGARHQYDIDNVGTIEHAYIFRPGWWPTAECFTIMSGDLTYNQRQRRLLHFSNPNINYNGHATGDNHRSNTAKHFRTTGKIVANHIPNVAGNYYVSLIGSQTPCPWQDNWYEADIRCGKPPFTIQWHTSTNGVNYNYRAAGEFFLFQAPTQNGTNTTIRMTVTDVNGASQIRYIQTTSYSAPNSLSCSENTGNGLRVENNITAKVIPNPIEGNAKLYVELPKADTQTQILIVNTFGKTIKIFDTSDFSKQGEFDISGLPTGLYYVSIRSQLNGVHSVTIHVK, from the coding sequence TTGCAAAGTAACTATATCTATGCTCAAGCTAATTTTATTGAAGTAATATCCAATGAATCAATTAAGTTTTCTAAAAAAGGACAAGAAAAACTAAATCGTATAAAAAATCAAAAGCTCTATCAAGAACCTTTGTTGGTTCGATTTAATGATGTTGAGAAAGTCATTGAAGAAAACAAACTTGAATTTGTACTACCTAATTATCCTTGTAAATTATATTTTACATATCAAAGTGGAGAGTATGAAGATAGTAATAATTACCATTGGTACGGAACTCTCTTTAATGAGAAACAACAGAACTGTTCTGGTGGAAGTATTTTGTTTGTAAAAAAGAACGGCAAAACCTTTGGGACAATAGATGTAGATGGCAACTCCTACGAATTTGTAGAAATAGAAAATGGCTATCAAATGCTCTATAAAATAGACTCTGAACACAAAGGAGTTTGTGGTAATTTAGATAAAAATGTCATATCTCCTACAAAAAAGCCAACATTAGACGAAGTCATAGACCAAAACACAGCAGAGCGCATACAGTGTCTAGAACTCACAAAAGTACGTGTATTAGTGCTTTACACTCCAGCAGCAGATGCAACAGCAGATATAAATGCAGCTACTACCATAGGCATACAACAGTTAAAAACAGCTCTAACTAACTCTGGTGTCGGAAAAGACGATGTAGATATAGAACTCGCTGGTTTGTTACCTTTTAGTTTTACTGAAACTAACAACATTTATAAAGATGTGGAATCTCTTAGTAAGAGTTCTACTGCACAGTCTTTACGTACCCAATATCAAGCTGATGTTGTCGTTCTTCTGACAGATGGAATATATGGTTTGATACTAGGAATTGCAGCAGGTGGAGAAGTTAATACACAATTTGAAAATGGGTATGCTATTGTAGAAGCTACTGTAGCTTCTCAACAGACCTTTGCCCATGAAGTAGGACATATATTAGGAGCAAGACACCAATACGATATCGATAATGTAGGGACGATAGAACACGCCTACATTTTCAGACCCGGATGGTGGCCCACAGCCGAATGTTTTACGATTATGTCAGGAGATTTGACTTATAACCAAAGGCAAAGAAGACTTTTACACTTTAGCAATCCGAATATAAATTATAATGGTCATGCAACGGGAGATAATCACAGAAGCAACACAGCAAAACATTTCAGAACCACTGGCAAAATAGTAGCAAATCACATTCCTAATGTTGCTGGCAATTATTATGTTTCTTTAATAGGCTCTCAAACTCCTTGCCCTTGGCAAGACAACTGGTATGAAGCTGATATTAGGTGTGGGAAACCTCCTTTTACTATTCAATGGCATACTTCCACTAATGGAGTAAACTATAACTATAGAGCAGCAGGAGAGTTCTTTTTGTTTCAAGCTCCTACTCAAAACGGTACGAATACTACAATTCGCATGACAGTTACAGATGTAAATGGTGCTAGTCAAATCAGATATATTCAAACAACAAGTTATTCAGCACCCAACTCTCTCTCGTGTAGTGAAAATACAGGAAATGGATTGAGAGTTGAAAACAATATTACAGCCAAAGTTATCCCAAACCCAATAGAAGGAAATGCAAAACTATATGTAGAGTTGCCAAAAGCAGATACTCAAACGCAGATTCTGATTGTAAATACATTTGGTAAGACTATCAAAATTTTTGATACCTCTGACTTTTCAAAACAAGGAGAATTTGATATTAGTGGGTTGCCTACTGGGTTGTACTACGTCAGTATTCGTTCCCAACTCAATGGTGTACATTCTGTTACTATTCACGTTAAATAA